The following proteins are encoded in a genomic region of Musa acuminata AAA Group cultivar baxijiao chromosome BXJ2-11, Cavendish_Baxijiao_AAA, whole genome shotgun sequence:
- the LOC135584897 gene encoding GATA transcription factor 26-like isoform X2, with product MGKQGPCCHCGVTSTPLWRNGPSDKPVLCNACGSRWRTKGSLMNYVPQHAREGFALDGLKSSKIRNLSFKPKEQKLQMEKQRDGMLGSDCEMQYCDQNFHKIVKGIISNGSGSESAISGSDSCVQFGSADASDVTGSVQSHVWDSLVPSKKRTFVTRPKPSPVEKLTKDLCSILHEDQYSNLSIISEDDLLYDSGTPLGSSEIGYGGVLINHPHSKSVEEESEASSLPVDKSYTTNEGYSGSPVNTESKRTSFLNSAATTQMSQEIVKRDKSSRENLNILQDRDSPLSSADLNVVINFENFMEYLTDEEQQHLMKYLPSIDTAKPPETLKSMFAGPQFLKSLPYFQRLLQEGVFDLSLSGANAEERRTLKRLVLLNCINLQWLEYYQQIKDASSKKIKGGNETSNRQNLPGLSNLASMKRHQDKQNQNYPDLKSTMRSPKRVCRSEGMNPPSRCSTQLEPWDRGDSVDHDGACFSPRRIFASPPHRSSILPPPPSIADDSEGDLLLDVTSGASFAEAELLYHPWKQKADHDK from the exons GTACCCCTCTTTGGCGGAATGGACCATCCGATAAGCCAGTTCTATGCAATGCATGTGGTTCCAGGTGGAGGACCAAAGGTTCATTGATGAACTATGTACCACAGCATGCTCGCGAAGGTTTTGCCTTGGATGGGCTAAAATCCTCAAAAATAAGAAACTTATCCTTCAAACCCAAAGAACAGAAGTTGCAAATGGAAAAGCAAAGAGATGGTATGTTGGGAAGTGACTGTGAAATGCAGTATTGTGACCAGAACTTTCACAAGATTGTCAAGGGTATTATAAGCAATGGATCCGGTTCTGAGTCAGCCATATCAGGCTCAGACAGCTGTGTACAATTTGGCTCCGCTGATGCAAGTGACGTGACAG GTTCAGTGCAGTCACATGTATGGGATTCACTAGTGCCATCGAAGAAGAGGACATTTGTAACTCGGCCGAAGCCTTCTCCTGTTGAAAAGCTCACAAAGGATTTATGTTCCATATTACATGAAGATCAATATTCTAATCTGTCAATAATCTCAGAAGATGATCTGCTTTACGATAGCGGGACGCCACTTGGCTCGTCTGAGATCGGGTATGGAGGTGTACTCATAAATCATCCACATTCAAAATCTGTAGAGGAGGAATCTGAAGCTAGCTCACTTCCAGTAGATAAATCATACACTACCAATGAAGGTTATTCTGGTTCTCCTGTAAATACTGAGAGCAAAAGAACAAGTTTTCTGAATTCTGCTGCTACGACACAAATGTCCCAAGAGATTGTGAAAAG GGATAAAAGTTCACGTGAAAACTTAAACATCCTGCAAGATAGAGATTCTCCTTTAAGTTCTGCAGATTTAAAT GTTGTCATCAACTTTGAGAATTTTATGGAATATCTGACGGATGAGGAACAACAACATTTGATGAAATATCTACCATCTATAGACACTGCTAAACCTCCTGAAAC CCTCAAAAGCATGTTTGCCGGTCCCCAATTCTTAAAGTCGTTACCGTACTTCCAGCGACTGCTTCAAGAAGGAGTTTTTGATCTCTCCTTGTCAGGAGCAAATGCTGAAGAGCGCAGGACATTGAAGAGGCTTGTACTATTAAATTGCATCAATCTTCAGTGGTTAGAGTACTATCAACAGATAAAG GATGCATCTTCTAAGAAGATAAAAGGAGGAAATGAAACATCAAACCGACAAAATCTTCCTGGTCTTTCTAACTTGGCATCCATGAAAAGGCATCAGGATAAACAAAATCAGAACTATCCAG ACCTGAAGAGTACTATGAGAAGTCCTAAAAGAGTGTGCAGATCCGAGGGCATGAATCCTCCTTCAAGATGCTCAACTCAGCTGGAACCTTGGGACAGAGGGGACTCTGTGGACCATGATGGTGCTTGCTTCAGTCCAAGAAGAATCTTTGCATCTCCTCCCCATAGGAGCTCCATCTTACCCCCACCGCCGTCCATCGCTGACGATTCCGAAGGCGACTTGCTTCTGGATGTCACTTCCGGTGCATCATTTGCTGAAGCAGAGCTCCTGTATCATCCATGGAAACAGAAAGCAGACCATGATAAGTGA
- the LOC135584897 gene encoding GATA transcription factor 26-like isoform X1, with translation MGKQGPCCHCGVTSTPLWRNGPSDKPVLCNACGSRWRTKGSLMNYVPQHAREGFALDGLKSSKIRNLSFKPKEQKLQMEKQRDGMLGSDCEMQYCDQNFHKIVKGIISNGSGSESAISGSDSCVQFGSADASDVTVCFSGSVQSHVWDSLVPSKKRTFVTRPKPSPVEKLTKDLCSILHEDQYSNLSIISEDDLLYDSGTPLGSSEIGYGGVLINHPHSKSVEEESEASSLPVDKSYTTNEGYSGSPVNTESKRTSFLNSAATTQMSQEIVKRDKSSRENLNILQDRDSPLSSADLNVVINFENFMEYLTDEEQQHLMKYLPSIDTAKPPETLKSMFAGPQFLKSLPYFQRLLQEGVFDLSLSGANAEERRTLKRLVLLNCINLQWLEYYQQIKDASSKKIKGGNETSNRQNLPGLSNLASMKRHQDKQNQNYPDLKSTMRSPKRVCRSEGMNPPSRCSTQLEPWDRGDSVDHDGACFSPRRIFASPPHRSSILPPPPSIADDSEGDLLLDVTSGASFAEAELLYHPWKQKADHDK, from the exons GTACCCCTCTTTGGCGGAATGGACCATCCGATAAGCCAGTTCTATGCAATGCATGTGGTTCCAGGTGGAGGACCAAAGGTTCATTGATGAACTATGTACCACAGCATGCTCGCGAAGGTTTTGCCTTGGATGGGCTAAAATCCTCAAAAATAAGAAACTTATCCTTCAAACCCAAAGAACAGAAGTTGCAAATGGAAAAGCAAAGAGATGGTATGTTGGGAAGTGACTGTGAAATGCAGTATTGTGACCAGAACTTTCACAAGATTGTCAAGGGTATTATAAGCAATGGATCCGGTTCTGAGTCAGCCATATCAGGCTCAGACAGCTGTGTACAATTTGGCTCCGCTGATGCAAGTGACGTGACAG TTTGCTTTTCAGGTTCAGTGCAGTCACATGTATGGGATTCACTAGTGCCATCGAAGAAGAGGACATTTGTAACTCGGCCGAAGCCTTCTCCTGTTGAAAAGCTCACAAAGGATTTATGTTCCATATTACATGAAGATCAATATTCTAATCTGTCAATAATCTCAGAAGATGATCTGCTTTACGATAGCGGGACGCCACTTGGCTCGTCTGAGATCGGGTATGGAGGTGTACTCATAAATCATCCACATTCAAAATCTGTAGAGGAGGAATCTGAAGCTAGCTCACTTCCAGTAGATAAATCATACACTACCAATGAAGGTTATTCTGGTTCTCCTGTAAATACTGAGAGCAAAAGAACAAGTTTTCTGAATTCTGCTGCTACGACACAAATGTCCCAAGAGATTGTGAAAAG GGATAAAAGTTCACGTGAAAACTTAAACATCCTGCAAGATAGAGATTCTCCTTTAAGTTCTGCAGATTTAAAT GTTGTCATCAACTTTGAGAATTTTATGGAATATCTGACGGATGAGGAACAACAACATTTGATGAAATATCTACCATCTATAGACACTGCTAAACCTCCTGAAAC CCTCAAAAGCATGTTTGCCGGTCCCCAATTCTTAAAGTCGTTACCGTACTTCCAGCGACTGCTTCAAGAAGGAGTTTTTGATCTCTCCTTGTCAGGAGCAAATGCTGAAGAGCGCAGGACATTGAAGAGGCTTGTACTATTAAATTGCATCAATCTTCAGTGGTTAGAGTACTATCAACAGATAAAG GATGCATCTTCTAAGAAGATAAAAGGAGGAAATGAAACATCAAACCGACAAAATCTTCCTGGTCTTTCTAACTTGGCATCCATGAAAAGGCATCAGGATAAACAAAATCAGAACTATCCAG ACCTGAAGAGTACTATGAGAAGTCCTAAAAGAGTGTGCAGATCCGAGGGCATGAATCCTCCTTCAAGATGCTCAACTCAGCTGGAACCTTGGGACAGAGGGGACTCTGTGGACCATGATGGTGCTTGCTTCAGTCCAAGAAGAATCTTTGCATCTCCTCCCCATAGGAGCTCCATCTTACCCCCACCGCCGTCCATCGCTGACGATTCCGAAGGCGACTTGCTTCTGGATGTCACTTCCGGTGCATCATTTGCTGAAGCAGAGCTCCTGTATCATCCATGGAAACAGAAAGCAGACCATGATAAGTGA
- the LOC135626832 gene encoding uncharacterized protein LOC135626832, translated as MATYGGVLRRSAAVVEHARDSARFARPQAFAAPPDAEAAAVLAVRNLRSFRLHYALLLASLFPCRHATMLFLMAASKLALFYGALLKAFTNSALLRQIVDRRLVAALLMAVVGAEIVMTSAVPQFLLAMAVGVPLVLLHALFRTQDDPAASGEETAASNGGELGPILEKKEDLELGSQ; from the coding sequence ATGGCGACCTACGGCGGCGTACTCCGGCGCTCCGCCGCCGTCGTGGAGCACGCCCGCGACAGTGCCCGCTTCGCCCGGCCCCAAGCCTTCGCGGCGCCTCCCGACGCCGAGGCCGCCGCCGTGCTCGCCGTCCGCAACCTCCGCTCCTTCCGCCTCCACTACGCCCTCCTCCTCGCCTCCCTCTTCCCCTGCCGCCACGCCACCATGCTCTTCCTCATGGCCGCCTCCAAGCTCGCCCTCTTCTACGGCGCCCTCCTCAAGGCCTTCACCAATTCCGCCCTCCTCCGCCAGATCGTCGACCGCAGGCTGGTCGCCGCGCTCCTGATGGCCGTCGTCGGCGCCGAGATCGTAATGACGAGTGCCGTGCCGCAGTTCCTGCTCGCCATGGCAGTCGGGGTGCCGCTCGTGCTGCTCCACGCCTTGTTCCGAACGCAGGACGATCCGGCGGCCAGTGGCGAGGAGACGGCCGCTAGCAATGGTGGCGAACTGGGGCCGATCCTGGAGAAGAAGGAAGATCTTGAATTGGGATCTCAGTGA
- the LOC135627600 gene encoding phospho-2-dehydro-3-deoxyheptonate aldolase 2, chloroplastic-like produces MEPKGIIKIPAYPDPVELDSVLRSLEACPPLVFAGEARKLEERLAEVAFGRAFLLQGGDRTESFREFSADEIRDTFRVLLQMGLVLTFGGQMPTIKGGDIINGDTFDEKVREPDPRRLMKGYSRSAATLNLLGAFATGGYASIDRVTEWNLGFLDRREQGVSSYEHGFQQVHFPTVLLYKSHGLQATVVSISHNSVQYAKP; encoded by the exons ATGGAGCCAAAAGGTATAATTAAA ATCCCGGCGTATCCGGACCCGGTGGAGTTGGATTCGGTCCTCCGGAGCCTGGAGGCGTGCCCGCCGCTGGTGTTCGCTGGCGAGGCGCGGAAGCTGGAGGAGAGGCTCGCCGAGGTTGCGTTCGGCCGTGCGTTCTTGCTTCAGGGGGGCGACCGCACCGAGAGCTTCAGGGAGTTCAGTGCCGACGAAATAAGGGACACGTTTAGGGTTTTGTTGCAGATGGGCCTCGTCTTGACCTTCGGAGGACAGATGCCCAcgatcaag GGAGGAGACATCATTAACGGTGATACCTTCGATGAAAAGGTTCGAGAGCCAGATCCAAGACGGCTGATGAAAGGCTACAGCCGGTCCGCAGCAACCTTGAATCTTCTTGGAGCATTTGCGACCGGTGGCTATGCATCCATTGACAGAGTCACCGAGTGGAACCTTGGTTTCTTGGATCGCCGCGAGCAAGGAGTCAG CTCTTATGAGCATGGCTTTCAACAGGTCCATTTTCCTACTGTTCTTCTGTACAAGTCTCATGGTTTGCAAGCTACAGTCGTCTCAATATCTCACAACTCCGTTCAATATGCCAAACCATAG
- the LOC135584903 gene encoding eukaryotic translation initiation factor-like — translation MDDEKCMAQGSPDADWSGPETGSQQGLLPSPSPSPQTPWQVMHKAENKYEVGKIADKEEAKQRRVRAILNKLTPRNFRRLFAQIRGVNIDNALTLAGAVSQIFNKALMEPTFCEVYATFCLHLADVLPRFSEGITFKRLLVNKCQEEFERREREEAEGHKVEMQQSEAEKEEWRLLARMRRLGNVRLIGELYKQRMLTERIMHECIKKLLGQHRDPDEEDAEALCELMSTIGETIDHPKAKEHMDAYFDTMTALSTNRKLSSRVRFKLRDAIDLRKNKWQHTRIKEPSGVPWARRRMVGTMHGGKCTAWRRHAPGVPRTRWQVKHKAETKYEVGGMTDDEEAKQRRLRAILEKLTPQNFEELFVQVEEINIDNAVTLTGVVSQIFDRASMEPALCEMYAGLCSRLAGVLPDFNEMDERITFKRLLLNKCQEDFERGEREQHETNKAEGNVRLLGELYKKKMLTERIMHECIKKLLGQHQNPAEEDVEALCGLLGVIGKTIDHPKVKEHMDAYFDMMAKLSTDQKLSSRTRFMLRDVIDLRKNKWEARKKEEEEPKKMDVGSTDSGMPTMESDAVPNSALPDMAQQESKAQDI, via the coding sequence ATGGATGATGAAAAATGCATGGCGCAGGGTAGTCCTGATGCGGACTGGTCGGGGCCTGAAACTGGTTCGCAACAAGGTTTAttgccctctccctctccctctccccaaaCACCTTGGCAGGTCATGCACAAAGCCGAGAACAAGTATGAAGTCGGCAAAATTGCTGATAAGGAAGAGGCGAAACAAAGGCGAGTGAGAGCCATCCTTAACAAATTGACACCTCGAAATTTTAGAAGACTCTTTGCCCAGATCAGAGGTGTTAACATCGACAACGCACTCACTCTTGCCGGTGCCGTCTCACAGATCTTTAACAAAGCTCTGATGGAACCAACCTTTTGTGAAGTGTATGCCACCTTCTGCCTTCATCTTGCTGATGTACTACCTAGGTTTAGCGAAGGGATTACGTTTAAGAGACTGCTCGTGAACAAATGCCAAGAGGAATTCGAAAGAAGGGAGCGGGAAGAAGCCGAAGGTCACAAAGTTGAGATGCAGCAGTCTGAGGCGGAAAAGGAAGAGTGGAGGCTTCTTGCTCGCATGCGTAGACTTGGTAATGTTCGGTTGATCGGGGAATTGTACAAACAGAGGATGCTGACCGAGAGAATCATGCATGAGTGCATCAAGAAGCTGTTGGGGCAGCATCGTGATCCCGACGAGGAAGATGCTGAAGCATTGTGTGAGTTGATGAGTACCATAGGTGAGACGATCGACCACCCGAAAGCAAAGGAGCATATGGATGCATATTTTGATACGATGACAGCCTTATCAACAAATCGGAAGTTGTCGTCGCGAGTTCGATTCAAGCTGAGAGATGCAATTGATCTTAGAAAGAACAAATGGCAGCATACGAGGATCAAGGAGCCATCAGGTGTTCCTTGGGCGCGCCGTCGCATGGTTGGCACTATGCATGGTGGAAAATGCACGGCGTGGCGGCGACATGCGCCTGGCGTCCCTCGAACGCGTTGGCAGGTCAAGCACAAAGCTGAGACGAAGTATGAAGTAGGCGGAATGACCGATGACGAAGAGGCGAAGCAAAGACGACTAAGAGCCATCCTCGAGAAACTGACACCTCAAAATTTTGAAGAACTCTTTGTGCAGGTTGAGGAGATCAACATCGACAATGCGGTCACTCTTACTGGTGTCGTCTCGCAGATCTTTGACAGAGCCTCGATGGAACCAGCCTTGTGTGAAATGTATGCTGGTCTCTGTTCTCGTCTCGCCGGCGTGCTGCCTGATTTCAACGAAATGGATGAACGTATTACCTTCAAAAGACTTCTTCTGAACAAATGTCAAGAGGACTTTGAAAGAGGGGAGAGAGAACAGCATGAAACAAACAAAGCTGAAGGTAATGTTCGGTTGCTCGGGGAATTGTACAAAAAGAAGATGTTGACGGAGAGAATCATGCATGAGTGCATCAAGAAGTTGCTGGGGCAGCATCAGAATCCTGCGGAGGAAGATGTCGAAGCATTGTGCGGATTGCTGGGTGTGATTGGGAAGACGATAGACCACCCGAAGGTCAAGGAGCATATGGATGCATATTTCGACATGATGGCAAAGCTATCGACCGATCAGAAGCTGTCTTCACGGACTAGATTTATGCTGAGAGATGTAATTGATCTTAGAAAGAACAAATgggaagcaagaaagaaagaggaggaggagccaaAGAAGATGGATGTTGGTTCGACTGATTCTGGTATGCCAACCATGGAGAGCGACGCTGTCCCTAATTCGGCTCTTCCCGACATGGCACAGCAGGAATCCAAAGCTCAGGATATTTGA
- the LOC135626389 gene encoding FCS-Like Zinc finger 3-like produces the protein MEPFSILYSSSSDLEAGWGPPYAHPTPPSPHGSAGGVARPRTPTYRFFCVDVDGPPHHFLDSCFLCRKPLAGNRDIFMYRGDTPFCSEECRLVQIEMDEGTEQSRKHSLKASSSTDSNKAGAATSPSKSHEAHARTGTVVAAG, from the exons ATGGAGCCCTTTTCCatcttgtattcttcttcttctgatctGGAGGCCGGATGGGGTCCTCCCTACGCCCACCCGACGCCGCCCTCCCCCCACGGTTCCGCCGGAGGAGTGGCGAGGCCTCGGACGCCCACGTACAGGTTCTTTTGCGTCGACGTCGACGGCCCACCGCACCACTTCTTGGACTCGTGCTTCCTCTGCCGCAAGCCCCTCGCCGGTAACCGCGACATCTTCATGTACAG AGGGGACACGCCGTTCTGCAGCGAGGAATGCCGGCTGGTGCAGATCGAGATGGACGAGGGGACGGAGCAGAGCAGGAAGCACTCTCTCAAAGCTTCCTCCTCGACGGACTCGAACAAGGCCGGCGCGGCCACCAGCCCCTCAAAGTCTCACGAGGCCCACGCTAGGACCGGCACCGTTGTGGCTGCAGGTTGA
- the LOC135626831 gene encoding E3 ubiquitin-protein ligase ATL4-like has protein sequence MASPPPPLRPTPPPSPSLRPLKHLPPTLPRGSTTTTTTSSSSSSSSSVSLSPSLLIISAIIAFVFVASASIHLLLRFLSSRRRSSSVSAAPPAPPLLQLRRPDSSFSSSSAAATAAASNSGLSDQDKKALIDALPLFSLASSLAAVPKSSLDCAVCLYPFRPHDELRLLPACRHAFHSRCVDPWLRSTPSCPLCRASIALRAAPLPSPPTAAPPTVASHGDPSRSGSFRVEIGSVSRRSTPPEAEPVVNALPHLRTYSLGSSFEYVIDEEVEAVVARIRRTTEKEEKRDAVAEPAAVIVAGPAPSVAEVAGGGGRGWLREYVDRLASSASSSFSSFRFSGRWSHDGGGGPARYSYDLEGSARREAEDGGYYGFYRWLIGA, from the coding sequence ATGGCATCTCCGCCACCACCTCTGAGGCCTACGCCTCCGCCTTCGCCTTCACTGAGGCCCCTCAAACACTTGCCTCCGACACTCCCTCGCGGctctaccaccaccaccaccacctcgtcgtcgtcctcctcctcctcctcagtaTCCCTCAGTCCCAGCCTCCTCATCATCTCCGCCATCATCGCCTTCGTCTTCGTCGCGTCCGCCTCTATCCACCTACTCCTCCGCTTTCTCTCCTCCCGCCGCCGGTCCTCCTCCGTCTCCGCCGCGCCACCGGCGCCGCCGCTCCTCCAGCTCCGCCGCCCCGACTCCTCTTTTTCCTCGTCCTCAGCTGCTGCGACCGCAGCCGCCTCCAACTCCGGCCTCTCCGACCAGGACAAGAAGGCGCTCATCGATGCCCTCCCGTTGTTCTCCCTCGCCTCTTCCCTCGCTGCCGTCCCCAAGTCGTCGTTGGACTGCGCCGTCTGCCTCTACCCCTTCCGCCCGCACGACGAGCTCCGCCTCCTCCCCGCCTGCCGCCATGCCTTTCACTCCCGATGCGTGGACCCCTGGCTCCGCTCGACTCCTTCTTGCCCTCTCTGCCGTGCCTCCATCGCCCTCCGAGCGGCACCGCTACCTTCGCCGCCGACGGCGGCACCTCCGACGGTCGCCTCTCACGGGGACCCCTCCCGGTCCGGCAGCTTTCGGGTGGAGATCGGCAGCGTCAGCCGGAGAAGTACGCCACCGGAGGCGGAACCGGTCGTGAACGCTCTGCCTCATCTGAGGACGTACTCCTTGGGGTCGTCGTTCGAGTACGTGATCGACGAGGAGGTGGAGGCGGTGGTGGCGCGGATCCGGAGGACGACGGAGAAGGAGGAGAAACGAGACGCGGTGGCCGAACCAGCCGCCGTAATCGTAGCTGGGCCTGCGCCATCGGTGGCGGAGGTGGCGGGTGGTGGAGGGAGGGGATGGCTACGGGAGTACGTGGACCGGCTCGCCTCGTCGGCGTCGTCCTCCTTCTCATCGTTCCGGTTCTCCGGCAGGTGGAGCCACGACGGCGGCGGCGGGCCAGCGCGGTACTCGTACGACTTGGAGGGGAGCGCGCGGCGGGAGGCGGAGGACGGCGGTTACTACGGCTTCTACAGGTGGCTGATAGGGGCATAA
- the LOC135584906 gene encoding 10 kDa chaperonin 1, chloroplastic-like encodes MASSVLAAAKPLLHPSHPRTPPPSRGAGGPCLRWSLSASRRSAALRVHALKCEPSKIAPQADRVLVRLEELPEKSAGGVLLPKSAVKFERYLMGEILSVGSDVTEVEAGKKVLFSDINAYEVDLGTDTKHCFCKASDLLAVVE; translated from the exons ATGGCTTCCTCTGTTCTCGCCGCCGCCAAGCCTCTCCTCCACCCTTCTCATCCTCGTACTCCTCCTCCATCTCGTGGCGCAGGTGGCCCTTGCCTCCGCTGGAGCCTCTCGGCCTCGCGTAGGAGCGCCGCGCTCAGGGTTCACGCCCTCAAATGTGAACCGTCCAAG ATAGCTCCGCAAGCCGATCGGGTACTCGTTCGTCTCGAGGAGCTCCCCGAG AAATCTGCTGGTGGAGTACTACTTCCAAAGTCAGCTGTTAAGTTTGAACGGTATCTAATGGGTGAG ATTCTGTCTGTTGGCTCTGACGTCACTGAGGTGGAAGCTGGGAAGAAG GTTCTTTTCTCAGACATTAATGCATATGAG GTGGACTTGGGGACGGACACGAAGCACTGTTTTTGCAAAGCCAGTGATCTGCTAGCTGTTGTCGAGTAG